The genomic interval TTCAATTTCATCGCTCAAGTCTATCTACCCTCTCAACTACGATCACTGTACGCacactctttctttcttttatctCTCTAGGGTTTACGTtcctaattattattaattgagcgtttgagattgattttgtgtagATTATGGAGCTGAACACCCGAGGTACGGATCCACCGTTGCCACTAAAGGAATCGGTCACCTTGTTAGGAAAGGGACTGGTGGAAGATCATCTGTTAGGTAAAATTGtttgttattatattattttaaatgaagAATGTGAGAGTTGAAAATCTGAGTTTTAGCTTGTTTGGGTTCTGAGAAAATGTTGGAATTAGAAAAGTTccatctttttatttatttatttgggcTTTGTTTATAGAACGATCAATATGGACGGCAAATTGATCAAATTTCATTGCTTTTTGAATGCCCCTTTTGGAATGTACCTtcatagaaagaaagaaaaaactatGGTTGTGTTTAATTGAAGGGAGTGAAATGGAATTGAATCatttttcattctatttttttgtttgattgCATTTTAAAAGTATTGGAATGTTATTCTATCATCTTGgtgaatgactattccattttgaaatggaaggaaacaacattacaatgtattttaaatttgatttgatTCCGATAcctattctcattcccatttctATTCCTATGTTTTCATTACTATTTGTTGAAGTCTTCGCAATTTTTGGAAAGTGTACTTTCCCCCCCACCATTGTGTTAATACATAAGgctggtatataatttttgtgtTTATTTTGTATTTCAGTGGCATAGTAGCTACAGTTTTTGGAGCAACTGGATTTCTTGGTCGTTATGTGGTGCAGCAACTTGGTAAACTGAgtgttaattaatattatttcttttattaataGAAAAGAGGCATAAGTTTGGAACAGACCTTATTTGattagtcaatttttttaaaaaaaattccatgCTTTTTTGTGCTGATTCTTCATTTCCTAACCAGCTAAGATGGGATCTCAAGTTCTAGTTCCTTTTCGGGGTTCTGAAGATTCTCATCGTCATCTAAAGCTGATGGGAGATTTGGGACAGGTTTGAGTAATATATGGATAATTATGGATTAGTGAATTGCTTTTGAATGTTTTATTTGAATTTGTAGTCACTGATCATGTTCCGATGATTTTCTATCTCAGATAGTGCCAATGAAATACAATCCAAGAGATGAAAGTTCAGTTAAAGCTGTAATGGCAaaagctaatgtggttgttaaCCTTATTGGTATGCATCTTTTTTGCTTTTGAGGTTTATTGCTTGGTTTGCACAAAGGACATTAACGGTAGTTCGTATTTGTTGGCAGGAAAGGATTATGAGACAAGGAATTATAGCTTTGAAGAAGTAAACCATCACATGGCTGAGCAACTTGCAACGGTAGGTTTATAAGCTTTATTGAAGAAACTTCCATCTTTCTATAAGTAACATTGACTGGAACATGGATATAGGATTTAAGTGACCTATTTTTTTATCTGCATTTTCTCGCGTGAAAGAGGATGTTGTTAACTTGTAGCACATTACTCCATAGTATTTTTTTAGGAATGGAAAATAATCCCTTCAATATTATCTATGACTGTGCCTTATGAATTTACATGGTTTATGTGTCATTTTTCTGTGATGTTTATGTGATTTTCCCATAAGAAGAATTagaactctctctctcactcttgcTTTTCTGTTTCTAATTGAGCCAAATTCACGTGtaagaagaattagaagaggaaGAAAATCCTAGTAAAAATGAATATAAATCTCCTTCTCCTTCAGTGGTAATGTGATAAATATAATGTCTACAGATTGCTAAAGAGCACGGTGGGATTGTAAGATTTCTCCAAGTTTCTTGTTTGGGGTCATCTGCTTCATCACCATCAAGACTGCTAAGAGCAAAGGCTGCTGCAGAAGAGGCTGTAATGAGAGAAATGCCTGAGGTAGAGATTAATGATAATCTTGTTTTTTCATGATCGATACGAGTTGTATGTTGCTCCCTGTATAtattcaaatttgtgatttttGGTCAATAATAGCTTTCCTAATATTTATAACAGGCTACGATTTTGAAATCTGCTGCATTGGTTGGCACAGAGGATAGACTTTTAAACCGGTGGGCAGAATTTGCTAAGAAGTATAGCTTTCTTCCCCTCATTGGAGGTGGATCTACCAGGTACGTGTTTAATGTAACAATATGGATATACTTACTACTTTCAAAGTACATATCCATTATGACTTGGATACTTATGTGTGTATTTTTCAATGAATTATTTTCAGAATTCAACCTGTATATGTCGTTGACGTTGCTGCTGCAATTATTGCTGCCTTGAAAGACGATGGTGCCAGTATGGGAAAAGTTTACGAACTTGGTGGCCCAGAGATCTTTACAGTGCGCGAATTGGTAATTACTCATCTTCTTCTCTACCATATGTTGCATTCCATTattggttttttcttttttactcaGTTAATGAAATGCAGGCAGAGCTTATGTTTGAGACGATTCGTGAATATCCTCGCTACGTAACACTTCCTGTTCCTATTGCAAAGGTAAACAAACACATAACCTGTTGATAAAT from Cannabis sativa cultivar Pink pepper isolate KNU-18-1 chromosome 4, ASM2916894v1, whole genome shotgun sequence carries:
- the LOC115714000 gene encoding NADH dehydrogenase [ubiquinone] 1 alpha subcomplex subunit 9, mitochondrial, whose product is MQAVARRLGQKSLSPSPSISSLKSIYPLNYDHYYGAEHPRYGSTVATKGIGHLVRKGTGGRSSVSGIVATVFGATGFLGRYVVQQLAKMGSQVLVPFRGSEDSHRHLKLMGDLGQIVPMKYNPRDESSVKAVMAKANVVVNLIGKDYETRNYSFEEVNHHMAEQLATIAKEHGGIVRFLQVSCLGSSASSPSRLLRAKAAAEEAVMREMPEATILKSAALVGTEDRLLNRWAEFAKKYSFLPLIGGGSTRIQPVYVVDVAAAIIAALKDDGASMGKVYELGGPEIFTVRELAELMFETIREYPRYVTLPVPIAKAMAMPRDILVNKVPFPLPNPEIFNLDQIIAQTSDTLVSENALTFNDLGLMPHKLKGYPIEFLACYRKGGPQFGSTISEKVSADWP